The Roseofilum reptotaenium CS-1145 genome contains the following window.
CTCGACTCCGCTCGGTGAACTGGTGGGGGTGGTTTCGAGGGCGATCCGCTCTAGAGTGGTAACCCCTTGACTGCGCTCGGCGATCGCACTGCCATTGCTGCTGAACTGAACAGCAGGTAGATCGGAGATGGTTTCCATCTGATTCAGAGGTGTTTGGCGACGGTTGCCATTGCCGTAGGAGCTACCCGCAAGGCTCACGGCTTGGCCCCGCGTGACGATTAAAAAGGCGATCGCCAACAGGGAACCCACCATCAAACAGGCATAGCTCAGAAGCATGACACTCACATGCATCATCAGCCAATTGGACTGAAGTGCAGGTACAAGGGGTTCAGCCACCTGCATCGTATCTGGTAAAGAGAGGGCAGCAAAGGCGGTAATCCCCATAGCAACGGGTGAAGTCACTGCACCCACCCACCGGGAACGGCTCAGATATTCAGCCAACAGATGGGTGGCGGTGAGTCCCCAAACAATGAAAAATAGGGATTCGTAGAGGTTACTGAGGGGAAAGTATCCTGCTTCGATCCAACGAGCGCCAAGTAAGGAAGCAATAGAGAGATTGGCGATCGC
Protein-coding sequences here:
- the ccsB gene encoding c-type cytochrome biogenesis protein CcsB, whose amino-acid sequence is MDLVALQNSLDNLSFAVLLVTMLLYWSGMAFPKIPYLAALGTAGMAIANLSIASLLGARWIEAGYFPLSNLYESLFFIVWGLTATHLLAEYLSRSRWVGAVTSPVAMGITAFAALSLPDTMQVAEPLVPALQSNWLMMHVSVMLLSYACLMVGSLLAIAFLIVTRGQAVSLAGSSYGNGNRRQTPLNQMETISDLPAVQFSSNGSAIAERSQGVTTLERIALETTPTSSPSGVEVWSPETLSLAQVLDNISYRMIGLGFPLLTIGIIAGGVWANEAWGSYWSWDPKETWALITWLVFAAYLHARITKGWQGRRPAILAAAGFCVVWVCYMGVNLLGKGLHSYGWFF